One segment of Plasmodium vivax chromosome 14, whole genome shotgun sequence DNA contains the following:
- a CDS encoding hypothetical protein, conserved (encoded by transcript PVX_122020A): MTSDKHSNNFFSEFNIYNKKNTKKVVYRYFQNRTQKQTKYITLSLLAFSGLFLYITNKAYDRNIFYLNNEVYKKFSKNYDASSPLEAQNRSFARIFVKAKRKNLELDAKPLVSQIIRVDEKE, from the exons ATGACAAGCGACAAGCACAGCAACAACTTTTTCAGCGAATTTAAcatttacaataaaaaaaacacgaaaaAAGTCGTCTACAGATATTTCCAAAACAGAACGCAGAAGCAGACCAAGTATATAACGCTCTCGCTCCTTGCCTTCAGCGGGCTGTTTCTCTACATCACCAACAAGGCCTATGATAGGAACATCTTTTATTTAAACAATGAAGTGTACAAAAAGTTTAGCAAAAATTATGATGCCTCTTCTCcg CTGGAAGCCCAAAATAGGTCCTTTGCTAGAATTTTCGTGaaggcgaagaggaagaacttAGAACTGGATGCGAAGCCCCTAGTTTCGCAAATAATTAGGGTTGATGAAAAGGAATAA